In bacterium, the sequence CGTTAAGCATAAACCACGCGTCAAGAAGCGCCTGGACCCTGGTTTGCTGGCTCAATAAATCCGTATTTGAGTATGAAACATTCAGCTCATAACGGCCGTTAGTAAAATTAATAAAATCCGCGCCCACGTAATACCTCAGTCTCATCGCGGCATCCAGGGTATATAGGAAGGCCAGGTATAAATGTATATAAGTCCTGCTTAATTTATCAGAATCGGTTAAAGTTGAATCTGACGCGAGGCCCGGTGCAAGCATAGGTTTTTTGGGAGAGCCAAGCTGTGTCAAAGATGTCTGCATCAACCCGATGGCTTCGGATAATTTTGATAATTTTGTGGAATCAAAACCGCCGGCGGTATTTCCCTGGCTGAATAAATTTTCCATACTGCCCGCGCTTGTTCCCGACAACTGGGCAATGTTCGTAAAAGACATCTCGGCGCCGATGCTCTTTAAGATATCGGTTGCCTGTGTTAAATAAGTATCCGCGTTCGCTTCCTGGGTTGATTGAGTCACGTTATCTTCTCTTTTACTGCAGGCTGAAGAGCACAAGACAATGACCACTAAAACCGTCAGTACATTTCGAAACTTACTTATAACATTCATATTTTTCCTCCTTCAATGAGTAGTTAATCCCCCTATATTAGGATTATAGGGCAACGCCCGTCTACGAATTGAACCCCGATAAACATCGGGGTAATCAAATTGTAAGGGCGGGTTTTATATACCCGCCCCCAAATTTATCCTATGTGCTGCTTTTTATTTTCATGTCCAATTTTACACCGAAATGAACACAATAAGGATATGAATAAGGCGCCCTCCTTGCACCTGAAGCGCCAACCGCTGATGCCGGATTTACAGACACTTTTGTCTTTGATTGTATTAATCCGTTATTTTGCATAATAGCGTATTTTAAAGCGGCAAGCCCTGCGGCAGTCGCGGGAATCGTAACAGTCCCTGTCCTTTGGTTCGCGGGGATAGTGCCTGAGGCAACAAGAACTTCATTGCCGTTTGCATCTTTTGCCCAGAAATCAGCGGTAAATCCGCACCAGTTTAACTGGTGGGCTATATACCACTGTAAACTTAATCTTCTGTTTTTCGTCCAACTCGTGCCGGGATATTCAGGGTTTCCAAGATATAATTTTTCTGTCCTGTAGCTGTCTATCCAGAGATCCGCGGGGCCTGTATAGGCTGCCTTTGCCTGGTCGTTTACCGTGGTCCCTACTGATACCGAATCGAGATAAAGCGAGTCATAAGCGTAAGTAAAATTGCCTCCCGCGCCGTGATGGCAGGCTGAACCGCAGAAATAAGGGTCATGCGGAGGGGCCGCGTGAGGTTCCTGGTTGTGGCACTTATCACATTTTTCCTCCACCTCTGCAAAATCCGGCGCACCAGGTAGAGGCGCTTTCATACCTGAACTTTTCCTTGCGAGGGTCGAAGTAAGCGAATGATGTTCCCAGCTTACTACAAGGCCCAATTCCGTTATATCCTGTATTTTATCCTTTTTCGCGACAAAAGTCGTGTTGCTGCTCATATCGGTTGTTGACCACTGCCAGTCACCTTCGGTCCCGCCCATCGTATGGCTTGCCGAATATTTCGGGTCGGCTTCATCTAAATCGCCTGCGTCAAATTCCTTGCCCGGGGTCTGCATACTGAAATAAACATCCAGCGTCAGAGGCGAAGTCGTGTTATCATTATTGTCATCATCCCCCCCTGGAATACACTTCGCGCCCATCGTAGTCAATAAAACAAGAATAAGAAGCGAGAAAAACAGACTCAATCTTTGCCATTTCTTTCCTCTTTCAATTTTTTCCATATTTTCTCCTTTTAATAAAATTATTCCTTATAGCTATAAATATATCCCTAATAAATAAAAACGTCAAGGAATTTGTTAGCGGCAAATTTATTGACACGGGACCACCTCAACCTGGGACGGATTTTCGATGATAATTTCAGGCGATTTTTTATATTTTTTTACTTTCCCGGATATTTTTATTTTTTTATTAAAATAATCCGTTACCGGATTAACGCCGTATTTATAGAATATCGGAAGATTTGTTTTAAAAATAACAGCTTTAAAATCTTTTTTTTCTTTCCCGAAATTTAAAATAATTACACTTTTTCCTTCATATACATCCAGGACCCTGCCCCGAACATATACCACCCTGCCATAATAATTATGCGCCTCTTCGGGCAAAACGGGTTCATCACTGACTTCTTCCCATAAGCCCCTTTTATTCTCTCTTGCTTCTTTTTGAAGTTTAATAAAAAGCTCAGTATATTTTATATTGGGAGGAATTGTATATAACATGGCATATCCCTGTTTAATCAATTCGGCGTTTACAAAAATATTCCCTGCAAATACATACGCCAGCACCCTGTTATATTTATCAACCTGAACCATATCATATTCAAGCCTTACAATTTTCCCTTCGACAAGCCTCCGGTTAAACTCCCTTGCCTTTTCAGCATAATCTTCCGGTTGGTAAAGCCACGTGCTGTCTTCCCGCCTGATTCTTGTCTCGGGAGTATCAAGTCCTATGTAACGGACAATCC encodes:
- a CDS encoding thermonuclease family protein translates to MHIKIFFVYALGFVFLLSACERENYLVKNAVDGDTIELEDGRIVRYIGLDTPETRIRREDSTWLYQPEDYAEKAREFNRRLVEGKIVRLEYDMVQVDKYNRVLAYVFAGNIFVNAELIKQGYAMLYTIPPNIKYTELFIKLQKEARENKRGLWEEVSDEPVLPEEAHNYYGRVVYVRGRVLDVYEGKSVIILNFGKEKKDFKAVIFKTNLPIFYKYGVNPVTDYFNKKIKISGKVKKYKKSPEIIIENPSQVEVVPCQ